One part of the Bdellovibrio bacteriovorus genome encodes these proteins:
- a CDS encoding M14 family metallopeptidase: MLEMILSLFLMTKAAPASNYVSVTDTLRRIVQENPTNAQWIDIGQSDSGQMISGLKIGNGEIADLIVATHHGNEYGSTAVALGAAEAFARNPIPGHTVYVIPVLNISGYNSRNRYERTSSGSVDPNRDYPGPCVNGASHRSKATKALAEFLEKANIVSSATLHTHWPAVLYPWGFSTRDTETAYDSTFIGLSKDAVVESGYQVGNSKELLYAADGAFEDYAYWKHGVWSLLFEMGTTHSPSQNQMKQMIDVNVPGLRRFFENAPKERAQNHAFTGKCDKSSRQREHLE, encoded by the coding sequence ATGCTAGAAATGATTCTGTCTTTATTTCTGATGACGAAAGCCGCTCCTGCAAGCAATTACGTGAGTGTGACTGACACTCTTCGCCGCATTGTTCAGGAAAATCCCACCAACGCTCAATGGATCGATATCGGTCAGTCTGATTCCGGTCAGATGATCTCGGGTCTTAAAATCGGAAACGGTGAAATTGCCGATCTGATTGTTGCCACTCACCACGGGAACGAGTACGGCTCCACCGCCGTGGCCCTGGGTGCGGCCGAAGCCTTTGCCAGAAATCCGATTCCGGGTCACACCGTTTACGTCATTCCGGTTCTGAATATTTCCGGCTACAACTCCCGCAACCGTTACGAGCGCACCTCCAGCGGATCTGTGGATCCCAACCGTGATTATCCAGGCCCTTGTGTGAACGGCGCCTCTCACCGCTCCAAGGCCACCAAAGCTTTGGCGGAGTTCCTGGAAAAAGCCAACATCGTCAGCTCCGCCACCTTGCACACCCACTGGCCGGCCGTTCTTTATCCATGGGGCTTCTCAACCCGTGACACGGAAACCGCCTATGACAGCACCTTCATCGGTCTTTCCAAAGATGCCGTCGTGGAAAGCGGTTATCAGGTTGGAAATTCCAAAGAGCTTCTTTACGCCGCCGATGGCGCCTTTGAAGATTACGCTTATTGGAAGCACGGCGTATGGTCATTGCTCTTTGAAATGGGCACGACTCATTCTCCGTCCCAGAATCAGATGAAACAAATGATTGACGTAAACGTTCCGGGCCTTCGCCGCTTCTTTGAAAACGCGCCTAAAGAGCGCGCTCAGAATCATGCCTTTACCGGCAAATGTGACAAGAGCTCCCGTCAAAGAGAGCACTTGGAATAG
- a CDS encoding NAD(P)H-quinone oxidoreductase produces the protein MRVIEITQPGGPEVLKVRERPKPEPAATEVLIEIHASGVNRPDCAQRQGSYPPPPGASDIPGLEVAGKVIAVGAEVTRWKVGDMVCALVTGGGYAEYVAAPEGQCLPIPEGMSVTEAAALPETFFTVWTNLFESGRLQKGETVLIHGGAGGIGTTAIQMAASLGVRVFTTVGKKESVQTCLDLGAERVILYKEEDFVSVVKTLTADKGVDVILDMVGGDYFARNIEALAMQGRLVQIATLQGAKVELDLRKVMFKRLTLTGSTLRARPVAEKSRIADALLKNIWPLLNKNQMRPVIYKVLKLEQAAEAHAMMEASQHTGKIVLTAR, from the coding sequence ATGCGTGTTATTGAAATCACCCAGCCCGGCGGACCTGAAGTTTTGAAAGTGCGTGAGCGTCCAAAGCCTGAACCGGCTGCCACCGAGGTGTTGATTGAGATTCATGCCAGCGGCGTGAATCGTCCCGACTGCGCGCAAAGACAGGGATCTTATCCGCCTCCTCCAGGGGCGTCGGATATTCCGGGGCTTGAAGTGGCGGGCAAAGTCATCGCCGTTGGCGCGGAGGTCACTCGCTGGAAAGTGGGCGACATGGTTTGTGCGCTGGTCACCGGTGGGGGTTATGCCGAATATGTGGCGGCGCCGGAAGGGCAGTGTTTGCCGATTCCTGAAGGCATGAGTGTGACAGAGGCTGCGGCATTGCCGGAAACCTTCTTTACTGTCTGGACGAATCTGTTTGAAAGTGGGCGTCTGCAAAAAGGCGAGACCGTTTTGATTCACGGCGGGGCCGGAGGCATCGGCACCACGGCGATTCAGATGGCGGCGTCTTTGGGGGTTCGGGTCTTTACGACGGTGGGAAAAAAAGAATCCGTGCAGACGTGTCTGGATCTGGGCGCTGAAAGGGTGATCCTTTACAAGGAAGAGGACTTTGTCAGCGTGGTGAAAACACTGACGGCGGATAAAGGTGTGGATGTCATTCTGGATATGGTGGGTGGAGATTATTTCGCCCGAAACATTGAGGCGCTGGCGATGCAGGGACGGCTGGTGCAGATCGCCACTTTGCAGGGGGCGAAGGTGGAACTGGATTTGCGCAAAGTGATGTTTAAGCGACTGACTTTGACGGGTTCAACCTTGCGTGCGCGTCCGGTGGCGGAAAAATCCCGTATTGCCGATGCTTTGCTGAAAAATATCTGGCCGCTGCTGAATAAAAATCAAATGCGCCCGGTGATTTACAAAGTTCTTAAGCTGGAACAGGCCGCAGAGGCCCATGCGATGATGGAAGCCAGTCAGCACACTGGAAAAATTGTGCTGACGGCCCGCTAA
- a CDS encoding STAS/SEC14 domain-containing protein, with protein MLKVTAEHPEFKYIEILVDGDISKDSVVPLLNLIQKRIDDWGEVSVLEEVRDIGKIELAAFWKDLRFGIKNLKKIPKAAIVTDIHWVKNVSNFFDPIVGTDIEVFTRKELDQARAWLAEKEPDEATINKASGLRNP; from the coding sequence ATGTTGAAAGTGACCGCTGAACACCCCGAATTCAAATACATAGAAATTCTGGTCGACGGGGATATTAGTAAGGATTCCGTTGTACCCCTTCTGAATCTGATACAAAAACGCATTGATGACTGGGGTGAAGTCAGCGTCTTGGAAGAAGTTCGTGACATTGGCAAGATCGAACTTGCGGCCTTCTGGAAAGACCTTCGTTTTGGCATAAAAAATCTCAAGAAAATCCCGAAAGCTGCTATAGTTACAGACATCCACTGGGTGAAAAACGTCAGTAATTTCTTTGATCCGATTGTGGGCACTGACATTGAGGTTTTCACCCGCAAAGAGCTGGATCAGGCCCGTGCCTGGCTGGCGGAAAAGGAACCGGATGAAGCAACGATCAATAAAGCAAGTGGCCTCCGCAATCCGTGA
- a CDS encoding DEAD/DEAH box helicase: protein MKLHNSPVRAKTFQEMNLAPVLLPALTKMKISKPTPVQSQAIPASLDGSDIIAIAQTGSGKTLAFALSLLTTLQKKPQARGLILVPSREMAQQIYKVFLELCAEMPVSVCLAIGGTTGSKQANQLKKNPRLIIATPGRMNDHLSGNKLLLQNVEVIVLDEADRMLDMGFAPQLRTIQSTLRGPRQTMMFSASFGSNVESIAQLFMKPDVVMVRSEKAEAPVESLKQKVLFLDRSMKNDRLLDELNATRGGVIVFTGNQENCEAVGNYLKEYGFSTDLIHGGLSQGQRNRVVRGFREGEIRIVVATDLLARGLDVPHVDHVVNFDLPFQSEDFLHRIGRTARAGRGGEAITFVTPSDTRMYAKIKGYLQGAQEIKVDPTFAFIDRSKKFDKNKPAKGNEPPRRNAPGKPQAAKSATPVGKPKSKGGKINPFAGKTVAPQKSGPKKSGFAKRK, encoded by the coding sequence ATGAAACTGCATAATTCCCCCGTTCGCGCCAAGACCTTTCAGGAAATGAACCTGGCACCTGTACTGCTGCCGGCTTTGACCAAAATGAAAATCTCCAAACCGACGCCGGTGCAAAGCCAGGCGATCCCGGCAAGCCTGGATGGTTCTGATATCATCGCCATCGCTCAAACGGGCAGCGGCAAGACGCTGGCTTTTGCCTTGTCTTTGCTGACCACTTTGCAGAAAAAACCTCAGGCCCGGGGTCTGATTTTGGTTCCCAGCCGTGAAATGGCCCAGCAGATCTACAAAGTCTTTCTGGAACTTTGTGCAGAAATGCCGGTGTCTGTGTGCCTGGCAATCGGCGGGACCACGGGTTCAAAGCAAGCCAACCAACTGAAGAAAAATCCGCGTCTGATCATCGCGACGCCGGGTCGCATGAATGACCATCTGTCCGGCAACAAGCTGCTTTTGCAGAATGTGGAAGTGATCGTCCTGGATGAAGCCGACCGCATGCTGGACATGGGCTTTGCCCCGCAGCTTCGCACGATTCAAAGCACTCTGCGTGGTCCGCGCCAGACCATGATGTTCTCGGCAAGCTTTGGTTCCAATGTGGAATCCATCGCACAATTGTTCATGAAACCGGATGTGGTGATGGTGCGTTCAGAAAAAGCCGAAGCGCCGGTGGAAAGCCTGAAACAAAAGGTTCTGTTCCTGGATCGTTCGATGAAAAATGACCGTTTGCTGGATGAACTCAACGCCACTCGCGGCGGTGTGATCGTCTTCACGGGCAATCAGGAAAACTGCGAGGCAGTCGGGAACTATCTGAAAGAATACGGTTTTTCAACCGACCTGATTCACGGCGGGCTTTCTCAAGGGCAAAGAAACCGTGTGGTTCGTGGCTTCCGTGAAGGCGAGATCCGCATCGTCGTGGCAACCGATCTGCTGGCGCGGGGCCTGGATGTACCGCATGTGGATCACGTGGTGAATTTTGATCTGCCATTCCAGTCAGAGGACTTCCTGCACCGAATCGGACGGACCGCTCGCGCGGGCCGTGGTGGTGAGGCCATCACCTTTGTCACGCCGTCAGACACACGCATGTACGCCAAAATCAAAGGCTACTTGCAGGGCGCTCAGGAAATCAAAGTCGATCCGACTTTTGCGTTCATTGATCGCTCGAAAAAGTTTGATAAAAACAAACCTGCCAAAGGCAATGAACCTCCTCGCCGGAATGCACCGGGGAAACCTCAAGCCGCGAAAAGCGCGACCCCCGTGGGAAAACCTAAAAGCAAAGGCGGCAAAATCAATCCCTTTGCCGGTAAAACTGTAGCGCCCCAAAAATCAGGACCGAAGAAGTCAGGATTTGCGAAGAGAAAATAA
- a CDS encoding aminoglycoside phosphotransferase family protein: MNFPAPFVKNIRDTFGIAGEEWLQGLPSLLRGLCERWDLTITGHAEDLSYNFVGYARTNAQKNPVVLKVLCPDGILDKELQWLKYYSEVTPAVLAVESDQRAFMMQMVSPGSSLKSLVKAGKDGEATSVIAQMIRSLGKERPAGTLPYKHVRDFLPTLSLLHGRLSSELVLLVAVLYDELCMTAPRDVLLHGDLHHDNILASADGWKVIDPHGYVGDPAFEVGAMISNPLDCYPSGQPLEKILDQRLDILYRELAMDPYRILGWTFCYSMLSAAWSIEDRQEVPENLLQIVRILGSKITS; the protein is encoded by the coding sequence ATGAATTTTCCCGCACCGTTTGTGAAAAACATCCGCGACACTTTTGGTATTGCTGGCGAAGAGTGGCTGCAAGGCCTTCCGTCTTTGTTGCGCGGGCTTTGTGAACGCTGGGATCTGACGATCACCGGGCACGCCGAAGATCTTTCTTATAACTTCGTGGGATATGCGCGCACCAATGCGCAAAAAAATCCTGTGGTGCTCAAAGTACTTTGTCCTGATGGAATTCTGGATAAAGAGCTGCAATGGCTTAAATACTATTCCGAAGTCACTCCGGCAGTGCTGGCGGTGGAGTCGGATCAAAGAGCTTTTATGATGCAGATGGTGTCACCGGGCAGTTCACTGAAATCACTGGTGAAGGCCGGTAAAGATGGCGAAGCCACGTCAGTGATTGCGCAAATGATCCGGTCTTTGGGTAAAGAGCGGCCCGCGGGGACCCTGCCTTACAAGCATGTGCGCGACTTCCTGCCGACACTGTCACTGTTGCACGGAAGACTTTCTTCAGAGCTGGTGCTACTGGTAGCCGTTCTTTATGACGAACTTTGTATGACGGCTCCGCGCGATGTGCTTTTACACGGGGACCTTCATCATGACAATATTCTGGCTTCTGCCGACGGCTGGAAGGTCATTGATCCACATGGATATGTGGGTGACCCGGCCTTTGAAGTCGGGGCGATGATTTCAAATCCGCTGGATTGTTATCCTTCAGGACAACCACTGGAAAAGATTCTTGATCAGCGTCTGGACATTCTTTATCGCGAGCTTGCGATGGATCCTTATCGTATTTTGGGATGGACATTCTGCTATTCGATGCTGTCAGCCGCCTGGAGCATTGAGGATCGACAAGAGGTTCCGGAAAACCTTCTGCAGATTGTCCGGATCCTTGGCAGTAAGATCACGTCATAA
- a CDS encoding cell wall hydrolase — protein sequence MRILLLGLIITSAVTAGAEESSVYTCRFDGEYGNFSSIRMKKYFDPAENMQMGKIDLLQNLVVVESTPARVYQIPLLDNQTYVQLWNSKDIRVDAQLSYSQGGREFKATYTKNEEKKALVCRELRD from the coding sequence ATGAGAATCTTGCTGCTGGGATTAATCATCACAAGTGCTGTCACGGCTGGAGCTGAAGAAAGTTCCGTCTACACCTGCCGCTTTGACGGCGAGTACGGAAACTTTTCATCCATTCGCATGAAGAAATATTTCGATCCTGCGGAAAACATGCAGATGGGCAAAATCGATCTGCTGCAAAATCTGGTGGTGGTGGAAAGCACGCCGGCCCGGGTTTATCAGATTCCTCTTCTGGACAATCAAACCTACGTTCAACTGTGGAACTCCAAAGACATCCGCGTCGATGCGCAGCTTTCCTACTCACAAGGTGGCCGTGAATTCAAAGCCACCTACACCAAGAATGAGGAAAAGAAAGCTCTCGTCTGCCGAGAGCTTCGCGATTAA
- a CDS encoding RNA recognition motif domain-containing protein, translating into MGKKIYVGNLSFNVDQDQLNDVFAEFGTVDSVNMITDRETGRSKGFAFVEMSTDTEARAAIEKLNGMELAGRAMNISEAKPQEPRSGGGPRRNGGGSRRSY; encoded by the coding sequence ATGGGAAAAAAAATTTACGTCGGCAATCTTTCTTTCAATGTCGATCAAGATCAACTAAATGATGTTTTCGCGGAGTTCGGCACTGTTGATTCTGTCAACATGATCACGGACCGTGAAACAGGTCGCAGCAAAGGCTTCGCTTTTGTTGAAATGTCCACTGATACCGAAGCTCGCGCCGCAATTGAGAAATTGAACGGTATGGAGTTGGCGGGTCGTGCAATGAACATTTCTGAAGCTAAACCACAAGAGCCACGCTCTGGTGGCGGCCCACGTCGCAATGGCGGCGGCTCTCGCCGTTCTTACTAA
- the tpx gene encoding thiol peroxidase — MASITLKGNPVNTSGTLPEAGTAAKDFKFVRNDLSEVSLSTYAGKKKVLNIFPSVDTGTCAASVRRFNQEASKLDNTVVLNISADLPFAQARFCGAEGIKNCETVSTFRSSFGKDWGVQIMDSPLAGLLSRAVVTLSADNKILYVEQVSEIVNEPNYEAALASLK, encoded by the coding sequence ATGGCATCGATCACACTCAAAGGCAATCCCGTTAATACTTCCGGCACTCTTCCAGAAGCGGGCACTGCCGCCAAAGACTTCAAATTTGTGCGCAACGATCTTTCTGAAGTTTCTTTGAGCACCTATGCAGGCAAAAAGAAAGTTTTGAACATCTTCCCAAGCGTGGACACTGGCACTTGTGCGGCGTCTGTTCGTCGCTTCAATCAGGAAGCCTCTAAATTGGACAACACGGTTGTTCTGAACATTTCTGCGGACCTTCCGTTTGCTCAAGCCCGTTTCTGCGGTGCTGAAGGCATCAAGAACTGCGAGACTGTTTCCACTTTCCGCAGCTCTTTCGGCAAGGACTGGGGTGTTCAGATCATGGATTCCCCGCTGGCAGGCCTTCTTTCCCGCGCGGTGGTGACCCTTTCTGCTGACAACAAGATTTTGTATGTTGAGCAGGTGTCCGAGATCGTCAATGAGCCGAACTACGAAGCGGCTTTGGCGTCTTTGAAGTAA
- the rnk gene encoding nucleoside diphosphate kinase regulator translates to MNNNTEPRILITDQDFHRLSALVSQVEGPFAEALEEELSRANVIAQKEIPKNVVTMNSRVQFLDEASGQESEMTLVYPQDAKLEEGRLSILAPVGIALLGLSVGQEINWKLPNGQSKKLKVQAVTFQPEASGNFDL, encoded by the coding sequence ATGAACAACAACACAGAACCTCGCATTCTTATTACTGATCAGGATTTCCATCGTCTGTCCGCTTTGGTTTCTCAGGTGGAAGGTCCTTTTGCTGAAGCTTTGGAAGAAGAGCTCAGCCGCGCCAATGTGATCGCGCAAAAAGAAATCCCTAAAAATGTCGTGACCATGAATTCCCGCGTGCAATTCCTGGATGAAGCTTCCGGTCAGGAAAGTGAAATGACTTTGGTGTATCCGCAGGATGCAAAACTGGAAGAAGGACGCTTGTCGATTCTGGCGCCGGTGGGGATTGCGCTTTTGGGCTTGAGTGTTGGTCAGGAGATCAACTGGAAGCTTCCTAACGGTCAAAGCAAGAAGCTGAAAGTGCAGGCCGTGACCTTCCAGCCGGAAGCCTCAGGCAACTTCGATCTTTAA
- a CDS encoding pirin family protein yields MKQRSIKQVASAIREDIDDLITRRALPTHQVRIVDPFLFLNHHGPQTYPSPNHGLPFGPHPHRGFETVTFILEGDIAHRDSGGHESVINAGGVQWMTAGDGLIHEEVSSEEFMKKGGPLEILQLWVNLPAKLKRTKPNYRGLQAPDIPKIKTDDGKVTVEVVSGSWLGEKGAFEPLVDIQCQLLHLKASAQLDLTVSAPRNIFFYVVRGSVTVNGQTAERFQLVEFNNDGDTLRVNAEEDAVILFAHADPFNEPVISHGPFVMNTKAEIIEAIEDYQAGKFG; encoded by the coding sequence ATGAAGCAACGATCAATAAAGCAAGTGGCCTCCGCAATCCGTGAGGATATTGACGACCTGATCACCCGACGCGCACTTCCCACCCATCAAGTGCGCATCGTGGATCCGTTTTTGTTTTTGAATCATCACGGGCCGCAAACTTACCCTTCACCGAATCACGGTCTGCCTTTTGGCCCGCATCCGCACCGCGGCTTTGAAACCGTGACCTTTATTCTGGAAGGCGACATCGCCCATCGTGACAGCGGCGGGCATGAAAGTGTGATCAACGCCGGTGGCGTGCAGTGGATGACCGCCGGGGATGGCCTGATACATGAAGAAGTGTCTTCAGAAGAATTCATGAAGAAAGGCGGGCCGCTGGAAATCCTGCAACTGTGGGTGAATCTTCCGGCAAAACTCAAACGCACCAAGCCCAACTACAGGGGCTTGCAGGCCCCGGACATTCCAAAGATCAAAACCGATGACGGCAAAGTGACTGTGGAAGTCGTCTCTGGATCCTGGCTGGGGGAAAAGGGCGCCTTTGAACCCCTGGTCGACATCCAGTGCCAGTTGCTTCACCTGAAGGCCTCCGCCCAGTTGGATCTGACAGTCTCAGCCCCGCGGAATATTTTCTTTTATGTCGTGCGCGGTTCGGTGACCGTCAACGGTCAGACTGCCGAGCGGTTTCAACTGGTTGAGTTTAACAACGACGGTGATACCCTGCGGGTCAATGCGGAAGAAGATGCTGTGATTCTTTTTGCCCATGCTGATCCTTTCAATGAACCCGTGATTTCCCACGGACCGTTTGTGATGAACACCAAAGCAGAAATCATCGAGGCTATCGAGGACTATCAAGCCGGAAAATTCGGCTAA
- a CDS encoding benzoate/H(+) symporter BenE family transporter — protein MKSMTSVLPSVATGIVAVLVGFASSVALLFQAAQAAGATASQASSWVFAVCVGAGLVSILFSWHYKMPILAAWSTPGTALLVASFATPIPMPEVIGAFVFCGVLIVLSGITGIFARVANRIPVALASAMLAGVLVRFGMDVFHSLKAQPVMVLVMLAVYFAARRFSPRFSVLFVLLAGVLVAQAQGMLDFSSVRLEFARPEFVVPAFSFPVMIGIGLPLFVVTMASQNLTGVAVLKASGYQPPISPVITGTGFATLLLAPFGAFSVNFAAITAAICAGPEAHQDPAKRYISSISAGAFYLLISLFAASIMAVFAAFPKELVLSVAGIALFATIANGLASAMREDWSREAALLTFLVTASGVTLWGIGSPFWGLVAGGIGLVVTRPGK, from the coding sequence ATGAAATCAATGACTTCCGTTCTTCCCAGTGTGGCGACAGGCATCGTGGCGGTGCTGGTGGGCTTTGCAAGCTCCGTGGCTCTTCTTTTTCAGGCAGCGCAGGCGGCGGGGGCGACCGCGTCCCAGGCCAGTTCCTGGGTCTTTGCGGTTTGTGTTGGAGCGGGGTTGGTTTCCATTCTTTTCTCGTGGCATTACAAGATGCCGATTCTGGCTGCGTGGTCCACGCCGGGCACCGCCCTGTTGGTGGCAAGTTTTGCGACTCCCATTCCGATGCCCGAAGTGATTGGGGCCTTTGTTTTCTGTGGAGTGCTGATTGTGCTTTCAGGGATTACGGGGATTTTTGCCCGCGTGGCCAACCGTATTCCGGTGGCACTGGCCTCCGCGATGCTTGCGGGAGTGTTGGTGCGTTTTGGAATGGACGTGTTTCATTCCTTAAAAGCCCAGCCCGTGATGGTGTTGGTCATGCTGGCGGTATATTTTGCCGCCCGTCGTTTCAGTCCGCGCTTTTCAGTGCTGTTTGTGCTGCTGGCCGGGGTGCTGGTGGCCCAAGCGCAGGGGATGCTGGATTTTTCTTCGGTACGACTTGAATTTGCCCGTCCTGAGTTTGTGGTGCCTGCGTTTTCTTTCCCGGTAATGATCGGTATTGGCCTGCCTTTGTTTGTGGTGACGATGGCTTCTCAGAATCTGACAGGGGTGGCGGTGTTGAAAGCGTCAGGCTATCAGCCGCCGATTTCACCGGTGATCACGGGAACAGGTTTTGCGACTTTGTTGTTGGCTCCCTTTGGTGCATTTTCGGTGAACTTTGCAGCGATCACCGCGGCGATTTGTGCCGGGCCGGAGGCGCACCAAGATCCAGCCAAGCGCTATATCAGCTCTATTTCTGCCGGTGCTTTCTATTTGCTGATTTCACTTTTTGCCGCCTCGATCATGGCGGTGTTTGCGGCTTTCCCCAAAGAGCTGGTTTTGTCAGTGGCAGGCATTGCCTTGTTTGCGACGATTGCAAACGGCTTGGCTTCAGCGATGCGTGAAGACTGGAGTCGTGAGGCGGCATTGCTGACATTCCTGGTGACCGCTTCGGGTGTGACCTTGTGGGGGATCGGTTCGCCATTTTGGGGCTTGGTGGCCGGAGGCATCGGCCTTGTGGTGACAAGGCCTGGGAAATAA
- the infA gene encoding translation initiation factor IF-1: MAKDDLVSIDGKVSDMSGGGVYFITLDNGVDIRARLCGKMKKFRIKVVVGDRVTVGLSPYDPTHGLITHRFKA, translated from the coding sequence ATGGCAAAGGACGATTTGGTAAGTATTGACGGAAAAGTATCTGACATGTCCGGCGGGGGTGTTTATTTCATCACTCTTGATAACGGTGTTGATATTCGCGCGCGCTTGTGCGGAAAAATGAAAAAGTTCAGAATCAAAGTTGTGGTCGGTGACCGTGTCACCGTGGGTTTGTCACCTTATGACCCCACCCACGGACTCATTACTCATCGCTTTAAAGCCTAA
- a CDS encoding 16S rRNA (guanine(527)-N(7))-methyltransferase RsmG produces MSEHFEKRRAIFLQLGFNESALPQLKAYLDLLWSSNEELNLISRKMTYEELIDNHVIDCLLPIKDFPKDVKVAADFGSGGGLPGVIYAIQFPNVEYHLFEKSKLKQDFLNRCVSIAPNLRIHGEIPPKLERIEVVSSRAFKPVDVILEFSRDYYKKGGKYFLLKGRKEKIDEEVALARKKFKDLKVTIQPLSSPVLEVERHLVLI; encoded by the coding sequence ATGTCTGAACATTTCGAAAAACGTCGTGCGATTTTTTTACAGCTTGGTTTCAACGAATCCGCCCTGCCTCAGCTAAAGGCTTATTTGGATCTGTTGTGGTCCTCGAATGAAGAGCTGAATCTGATCAGCCGTAAAATGACCTACGAGGAATTGATCGACAATCACGTCATCGACTGCCTGCTGCCGATCAAGGACTTTCCGAAGGATGTAAAGGTGGCGGCGGATTTTGGTTCCGGCGGGGGACTTCCGGGGGTGATCTATGCCATCCAGTTCCCGAATGTTGAGTATCACCTGTTTGAAAAATCCAAACTGAAACAGGATTTCTTAAATCGCTGCGTCAGCATCGCGCCGAACCTGCGCATTCACGGCGAGATCCCGCCAAAGCTTGAAAGAATCGAAGTGGTTTCTTCCCGCGCCTTCAAGCCGGTGGATGTGATTTTGGAATTCAGCCGTGATTACTACAAAAAAGGCGGCAAGTACTTCCTGCTGAAGGGCCGTAAAGAAAAGATCGACGAAGAAGTCGCGTTGGCTCGCAAGAAGTTCAAAGACCTGAAAGTCACCATCCAGCCGCTGAGTTCTCCAGTACTGGAAGTGGAACGCCATCTGGTTCTGATTTAA
- a CDS encoding DUF899 family protein, with translation MLNENPLGEIQKLENDIYRLQRRLEVLRKENPPLEVKNYIFKNLHGEVTLRDLFDGKDRLLAIHNMGQGCRSCTMWADGYNAFLPALEEQFAVVMFSKDPPEIQRRFANDRGWRFNMVSHGGGLYIREQSVVPGKNNMPGLVYYERRGERIFKKNSSVVGPGDTFCPVWSLLSLAGIGMDEWTPQYHYWSRPERMDDGGMNLSL, from the coding sequence ATGTTGAATGAAAATCCTCTGGGCGAAATTCAAAAACTTGAAAACGACATTTATCGTTTGCAGCGCCGTCTTGAAGTCTTAAGAAAAGAAAATCCACCATTGGAAGTCAAAAACTACATTTTCAAAAACCTTCACGGAGAAGTGACCTTGCGTGATCTTTTCGATGGCAAGGATCGGTTGCTGGCCATTCACAATATGGGGCAGGGTTGTCGTTCATGCACAATGTGGGCGGATGGTTACAATGCTTTTTTACCGGCGCTGGAAGAACAGTTCGCCGTGGTGATGTTTTCAAAAGATCCTCCTGAAATACAGCGGCGTTTTGCCAATGATCGGGGCTGGCGCTTTAATATGGTTTCCCACGGTGGGGGACTTTACATCCGGGAACAAAGTGTAGTGCCGGGAAAAAACAATATGCCGGGCCTGGTGTACTATGAGCGGCGCGGGGAGCGCATCTTTAAAAAGAACAGCAGTGTGGTGGGGCCGGGGGACACATTCTGTCCGGTGTGGAGTCTGCTCAGTCTGGCCGGTATCGGCATGGATGAATGGACGCCCCAGTACCATTACTGGAGCCGTCCTGAAAGAATGGACGATGGAGGCATGAACCTCAGTCTTTAG
- a CDS encoding transglycosylase SLT domain-containing protein, translating into MKNTPQHKLFFVVALLLVVQILAGCKSSSSTTVGSSENSSSSTPDTGTTTPDPVEPEVVPPVTPPSVDNNLREVIPLWEDKVTDGKAWSTHVYSALDKLGPNLLDVIPADRSLFCPKYSSLSYAQRKQYWAFMLSSMVRFESNFKTETSYTEDFNDSNGKRVISRGLLQISIESGNAYGCGFKSTKDLHDPLQNLSCGIRILDRWVGRDGRIAGKVSGAWKGGARYWSVLRAGDKTSYKSIVSWSQNLSICK; encoded by the coding sequence ATGAAAAACACCCCTCAACACAAACTATTTTTCGTAGTCGCCCTGTTGCTTGTTGTTCAGATCCTGGCGGGTTGTAAATCCTCTAGCTCCACGACGGTGGGTTCTTCGGAAAACTCCTCGTCGTCGACTCCTGATACCGGCACCACGACGCCGGACCCTGTGGAACCAGAGGTGGTTCCGCCGGTGACGCCTCCTTCCGTGGATAATAATCTGCGCGAAGTCATTCCTTTATGGGAAGACAAGGTGACTGACGGCAAGGCCTGGTCCACGCACGTTTACAGTGCATTGGATAAGCTGGGTCCAAATCTGCTGGATGTGATCCCCGCCGACCGCAGCTTGTTCTGTCCGAAATATTCCAGTTTGTCTTATGCCCAGCGCAAACAATACTGGGCCTTCATGCTGTCGTCCATGGTAAGATTTGAGAGTAACTTTAAAACTGAAACATCCTATACCGAGGACTTCAATGACAGTAACGGCAAGCGCGTGATCAGTCGTGGTTTGCTGCAGATTTCCATCGAGTCCGGCAACGCCTATGGTTGTGGTTTTAAGTCCACCAAAGATCTTCACGATCCGTTGCAAAACCTGAGCTGTGGTATCAGAATTCTGGATCGCTGGGTGGGCCGTGACGGGCGTATTGCCGGTAAAGTGAGCGGGGCGTGGAAAGGTGGCGCCCGGTACTGGTCGGTGCTGCGTGCCGGTGACAAGACCAGCTATAAGTCCATTGTGAGCTGGAGCCAGAATCTGTCCATTTGTAAGTAG